Proteins from a genomic interval of Plasmodium sp. gorilla clade G2 genome assembly, chromosome: 10:
- a CDS encoding orotidine 5'-phosphate decarboxylase — protein sequence MGFKIKLENRRNKVNTCLCIGIDPDEKDIENFMKNEKENNYENIKKNLKEKYINNISIKKDILLKLPNNIIREEENEEFFYFFNHFCFYIINETNKYALTYKMNFAFYIPYGSVGIDVLKNVFDYIYELNIPTILDMKINDIGNTVKNYRKFIFEYLKSDSCTVNIYMGTNMLKDICYDEEKNKYYSAFVLIKTTNPDSAIFQKNLSLDNKQAYVIMAQEALNMSSCLNLEENNEFIGFVVGANSYDEMNYIRTYFPNCYILSPGIGAQNGDLHKTLINGYHKSYEKILINIGRAITKNPHPQNAAQMYYDQINAILKQKMLS from the coding sequence ATGGGTTTTAAGATAAAATTAGAAAACCGAAGGAATAAAGTAAACACTTGTTTATGCATTGGGATTGATCCCGATGAGAAGGATATTGAGAACTTTATGAAGAATGAGAAAGagaataattatgaaaatataaagaaaaatttgaAGGAgaagtatataaataatatatctataaagAAGGATATTTTATTGAAATTAcctaataatataataagagAAGAAGAGAATGAAgaatttttttacttttttaatcatttttgtttttatataattaatgaaacaaataaatatgctTTGActtataaaatgaattttGCTTTTTATATTCCTTATGGATCTGTAGGTATAGATGTATTAAAGAATGTgtttgattatatatatgaattaaatatCCCAACAATTTTAGATATGAAAATTAATGATATAGGAAATACAGTTAAAAATTATCGAAAATTTATATTCGAATATTTAAAGAGTGATTCATGTactgttaatatatatatgggaacaaatatgttaaaagatatatgttatgatgaagaaaaaaataaatattatagtGCATTTGTTCTTATTAAAACGACGAATCCTGATTCAgctatatttcaaaaaaatctCTCTTTAGATAATAAACAAGCATATGTAATTATGGCTCAAGAAGCTTTAAATATGTCCAGTTGTTTAAAtctagaagaaaataatgaatttatAGGTTTTGTTGTTGGAGCAAATAGTTATGAtgaaatgaattatatacgAACTTATTTTCCAAATTGTTATATTCTATCACCAGGAATAGGAGCTCAAAATGGAGACTTACATAAAACATTAATAAATGGATATCATAAAAGTTATGAAAaaattcttataaatattgGAAGAGCTATAACAAAAAATCCTCACCCTCAAAACGCTGCTCAGATGTACTACGACCAGATTAATGCAATCTTAAAGCAGAAAATGTTATcataa
- a CDS encoding HORMA domain protein, putative has product METYLVDFIEAFTHLILYLTNVYSSEYFEKKRKFNTLVWHCTNKRVEEYIQQALYPISKFLLNKSLYKYRIILKNLENEILKIYTIEFEQLYKSYKIPFNYLSLEQFIWDFFTYVEMQIYENYDEEKTFEISFDYLRDCENNTTVNDNLKDDWELISYDNLDVFDKKILKSMNISDNNEPNYICQIYVESPKNIT; this is encoded by the exons ATGGAAACTTATTTAGTAGATTTTATTGAGGCTTTTACTCATCTGATACTTTATTTAACAAATGTTTATTCTTCag AATATTTtgagaagaaaagaaaattcaATACTTTAGTTTg gCACTGTACAAATAAACGAGTAGAAGAATATATACAACAG gCGTTATATCCTATAAGCAAATTTTTGTTGAATAAaagtttatataaatacagaataattttaaaaaatttggaaaatgaaatattaaaaatatatactattgAATTTGAGCAGTTGTACAAAAGTTATAAGATTccatttaattatttatccTTAGAACAATTTATATGggatttttttacatatgttGAAATGCAGATATATGAAAACTATGATgaag AAAAAACTTTTGAAATATCTTTTGATTATTTGAGAGATTGTGAAAATAACACTACTGTAAATGACAACTTGAAAGATGACTGGGAATTAATTTCATACGACA atTTGGATGTATTTGACAAAAAAATTCTAAAGAGCATGAACATATCAGATAACAATGAgccaaattatatatgtcaa ATATACGTGGAAAgtccaaaaaatataacataa